A genome region from Rhodanobacter thiooxydans includes the following:
- the clpP gene encoding ATP-dependent Clp endopeptidase proteolytic subunit ClpP → MAMDPIQNLNLVPMVVEQTARGERSYDIYSRLLKERVVFLVGEVNDQVANLIVAQMLFLESENPDKDINFYINSPGGAVTAGLAIYDTMQFIKPNVSTMCIGQACSMGSFLLMAGAKGKRFALPNSRVMIHQPSGGAQGQATDIEIQAREILYIRERLNKLYVQHTGQTLEKIEADMERDRFMSAADAKAYGLIDEVLDKRAGETVKSA, encoded by the coding sequence ATGGCCATGGATCCGATCCAGAACCTCAATTTGGTACCGATGGTCGTCGAGCAGACCGCTCGCGGCGAGCGCTCCTACGACATCTACTCGCGGCTGCTGAAGGAGCGGGTGGTGTTCCTGGTGGGCGAGGTCAACGACCAGGTCGCCAACCTGATCGTTGCGCAGATGCTGTTCCTGGAGTCGGAGAATCCAGACAAGGACATCAACTTCTACATCAACAGCCCGGGCGGCGCGGTCACGGCCGGTCTGGCGATCTACGACACCATGCAGTTCATCAAGCCGAACGTCAGCACGATGTGCATCGGCCAGGCCTGCAGCATGGGCTCGTTCCTGTTGATGGCCGGCGCCAAGGGCAAGCGTTTCGCCCTGCCGAACTCGCGCGTGATGATCCATCAGCCTTCCGGCGGCGCGCAGGGCCAGGCCACCGACATCGAGATCCAGGCCCGCGAGATCCTGTATATCCGCGAGCGCCTGAACAAGCTGTATGTCCAGCACACCGGCCAGACGCTGGAGAAGATCGAGGCGGACATGGAGCGCGACCGCTTCATGAGCGCCGCCGACGCCAAGGCCTACGGCCTGATCGACGAGGTGCTCGACAAGCGTGCCGGAGAAACGGTGAAATCGGCCTGA
- the tig gene encoding trigger factor: protein MQVSVENIGTLERKLTVKFPAERFETQVSARIAEMGRTVRLKGFRPGKVPTTVIKQRFGDQVRGEVLSELIGSTLREAVQQEKLQPVANPAIDTTGKPENGEIAYTATFEIMPEFPAIDVAGLEITRPVAVVTDADIDKMLETLRQQRRSFDEVDRASAEGDFVMFEYSAEAGDYRFPAEGLERAGSVLGSGTLFKALDEALIGRKAGDAFETAIDFPGDFRNAELAGRTAKVSFSILKVQEPKLPSVDAEFAKLFGIADGDLETFRKEVRANLERELKAALMARLKSEVAEKLATAHAGLDVPKLMVQSEARSMAAGSVPQGQQPPPQLIEAVMPIARQRVIAGLLMGEIARKQEIKIDRKRVAEQLAAIASTYEEPEKVIELYNGDPQLMSGLQNRVMEDQVAEWVAEHANTTQLDLSFDDVMRPANA from the coding sequence ATGCAGGTTTCGGTTGAGAACATCGGCACGCTCGAGCGCAAGCTCACGGTGAAATTTCCCGCGGAGCGGTTCGAGACGCAGGTGAGCGCACGCATCGCGGAGATGGGCCGCACGGTGCGCCTGAAGGGTTTCCGTCCGGGCAAGGTGCCGACCACGGTGATCAAGCAGCGTTTCGGCGACCAGGTGCGTGGCGAGGTGTTGTCCGAGCTGATCGGCAGCACGCTGCGCGAGGCGGTGCAGCAGGAGAAGCTACAGCCGGTCGCGAATCCGGCCATCGACACCACCGGCAAGCCGGAGAACGGCGAGATCGCCTATACCGCGACGTTCGAGATCATGCCGGAGTTCCCCGCGATCGATGTCGCCGGCCTCGAGATCACCCGCCCGGTGGCGGTGGTGACCGACGCCGACATCGACAAGATGCTGGAGACCCTGCGCCAGCAGCGTCGCAGCTTCGACGAGGTGGATCGGGCCTCGGCCGAAGGGGACTTCGTGATGTTCGAATACTCGGCCGAAGCCGGCGACTACCGTTTCCCGGCCGAAGGCCTGGAGCGTGCCGGCAGCGTGCTGGGCTCGGGCACCCTGTTCAAGGCGCTGGACGAGGCGCTGATCGGCCGCAAGGCCGGCGATGCATTCGAAACCGCGATTGACTTCCCGGGTGACTTCCGCAACGCGGAGTTGGCCGGCAGGACCGCCAAGGTCAGCTTCAGCATCCTGAAAGTGCAGGAGCCGAAGCTGCCCTCCGTCGACGCCGAGTTCGCCAAGTTGTTCGGCATTGCCGACGGCGACCTGGAGACGTTCCGCAAGGAAGTTCGGGCGAACCTGGAACGCGAACTGAAGGCAGCGCTGATGGCGCGTCTGAAGTCCGAGGTGGCGGAGAAGCTGGCCACGGCGCACGCAGGGCTGGACGTGCCGAAACTGATGGTGCAGTCCGAAGCGCGCAGCATGGCCGCCGGCAGCGTGCCGCAGGGCCAGCAGCCGCCACCGCAGCTGATCGAGGCCGTCATGCCGATCGCGCGCCAGCGCGTGATCGCCGGCCTGCTGATGGGCGAGATCGCGCGCAAGCAGGAGATCAAGATCGACCGCAAGCGCGTGGCCGAGCAGCTGGCGGCGATCGCCTCCACCTACGAGGAGCCGGAGAAGGTCATTGAACTCTACAACGGCGACCCCCAATTGATGTCAGGGCTGCAGAACCGCGTGATGGAAGACCAGGTGGCCGAGTGGGTGGCCGAGCACGCCAACACCACCCAACTGGACCTGAGCTTCGACGACGTGATGCGCCCAGCCAACGCCTGA
- a CDS encoding sulfate/molybdate ABC transporter ATP-binding protein: MSLVIDNLSRRFADFAALDDVSLHLAPGEFLALLGPSGSGKTTLLRILAGLDYPDEGNVRQGNRDFLAAGARDRNVGLVFQHYALFRHLTVRENVAFGLRVRPRRTRPSKAQIRERVERLLKRVQLEDFGDRYPTQLSGGQRQRVALARALAVEPELLLLDEPFGALDAQVRVALRRWLRELHEELGLTTVFVTHDQEEALELADRIAVMNRGRIEQVGTPQAIYQDPATPFVCEFIGRTNRIPLNRVREGWAAGDWPLAMDPWGGRYQHAVAYVRPEHLVLVVPEGQPSWSARLRHVYPAGSVTHLDLQVAEIDLGLEVDVASEDIARWGWQSGAILRVAPQQLVAFSIESDAGTTVVRDRWTWRPPDLC; the protein is encoded by the coding sequence ATGTCGCTAGTCATCGATAACCTCAGCCGCCGCTTTGCCGATTTCGCCGCACTCGACGACGTCAGCCTGCACCTGGCGCCCGGGGAATTTCTGGCCCTGCTCGGTCCATCCGGCTCGGGCAAGACCACACTCCTTCGCATCCTTGCCGGCCTCGACTATCCGGATGAGGGCAATGTGCGCCAGGGGAATCGCGACTTTCTGGCGGCAGGAGCCCGCGATCGCAATGTCGGGCTGGTATTCCAGCATTACGCGCTGTTCCGTCACTTGACTGTGCGTGAAAATGTCGCCTTCGGCCTTCGGGTCAGGCCGCGCCGTACACGGCCGTCCAAGGCGCAGATCCGTGAACGCGTGGAGCGCCTGCTCAAACGCGTCCAGCTCGAGGATTTCGGCGATCGCTACCCCACCCAGCTCTCGGGTGGCCAGCGCCAACGGGTCGCTCTGGCGCGGGCCTTGGCCGTGGAGCCCGAACTGCTCTTGCTGGATGAGCCGTTCGGTGCGCTGGACGCGCAGGTTCGCGTGGCGCTCCGCCGCTGGTTGCGCGAATTGCACGAGGAACTGGGTCTCACTACGGTGTTCGTCACCCATGATCAGGAAGAGGCGCTGGAGCTGGCCGACCGCATCGCTGTAATGAATCGGGGACGCATCGAACAAGTCGGGACGCCGCAGGCCATCTATCAGGACCCGGCCACCCCTTTCGTGTGCGAGTTCATCGGACGGACCAATCGCATCCCGCTGAATCGCGTCCGCGAGGGTTGGGCTGCCGGTGACTGGCCGTTGGCGATGGATCCCTGGGGCGGGCGTTATCAGCACGCAGTGGCTTACGTGCGGCCGGAGCATCTGGTTTTGGTCGTGCCGGAGGGGCAACCGTCATGGAGCGCGCGGTTGCGGCACGTCTATCCAGCGGGAAGCGTGACCCACCTCGATCTGCAGGTTGCCGAGATCGATCTCGGCCTGGAGGTCGACGTCGCCAGCGAAGACATTGCTCGTTGGGGCTGGCAATCCGGCGCCATCTTGCGTGTCGCACCCCAGCAACTGGTTGCGTTTTCGATCGAGAGCGACGCGGGCACCACGGTAGTCCGCGATCGCTGGACCTGGCGCCCACCCGACCTCTGTTGA
- the cysW gene encoding sulfate ABC transporter permease subunit CysW has protein sequence MNAPRHSPRRGTGRRLGHALIIVSASLFLGVFLLLPLASVFVEAFRQGAHAYLTSLHQPEALAAIRLTLLVTVIAVPLNLVFGVAAAWAMTRFEFRGKAALGALIDLPFSVSPVISGLIYVLLFGAQGWFGPWLVAHGIRVIFAVPGLVLATVFITLPFVARELIPLMQAQGSEEEEAARILGANGWQLFLRVTLPNIRWALLYGVLLCNARAMGEFGAVSVVSGHIRGLTTTLPLEVEMRYNEYDYVGAFAVASLLALLALLTLALKALLEWRYRGELAAHAPGGH, from the coding sequence ATGAATGCTCCGCGTCATAGCCCCCGGAGGGGCACAGGTCGTCGGCTCGGCCATGCGCTCATTATTGTGTCCGCAAGCCTATTTCTGGGCGTCTTCCTACTTCTGCCGCTTGCCTCGGTGTTCGTCGAGGCCTTTCGCCAAGGCGCGCACGCCTATCTGACCAGCCTGCACCAGCCAGAGGCGTTGGCAGCCATCCGGCTAACCCTGCTGGTGACGGTGATCGCGGTGCCGCTCAACCTGGTGTTCGGCGTCGCCGCGGCCTGGGCGATGACCCGCTTCGAGTTCCGCGGCAAGGCGGCACTGGGCGCACTGATCGATTTGCCGTTCTCGGTCTCGCCGGTGATCTCGGGCCTGATCTATGTGCTGTTGTTCGGTGCTCAGGGCTGGTTTGGTCCGTGGCTGGTTGCACACGGCATTCGGGTGATCTTCGCCGTGCCGGGCCTGGTGCTGGCCACCGTGTTCATCACGCTACCCTTCGTGGCGCGCGAGCTGATTCCGCTGATGCAGGCGCAAGGCAGCGAGGAGGAAGAGGCCGCTCGCATCCTAGGTGCCAACGGGTGGCAGCTGTTCTTACGCGTGACATTGCCGAACATCCGTTGGGCACTGCTGTACGGCGTATTGCTCTGCAATGCCCGCGCGATGGGCGAGTTCGGCGCGGTATCGGTGGTCTCGGGTCATATCCGTGGCCTCACCACCACGCTGCCGCTGGAAGTGGAGATGCGCTACAACGAATACGACTATGTTGGTGCCTTCGCGGTCGCCTCTTTGCTGGCTCTGCTGGCCCTGCTCACCTTGGCCCTGAAGGCCCTGCTCGAATGGCGTTACCGGGGCGAACTCGCCGCGCATGCGCCGGGCGGCCACTGA
- the cysT gene encoding sulfate ABC transporter permease subunit CysT, with product MRHRVLPGFGLSLGYALAYLGLIVLLPLAALVWKASGIGLQGMVHLLAAPRTLAALKLSFGGALAAALINVVVGLLVGWALVRYRFPGRRLLDALIDLPFALPTAVAGIALTALYAPNGWLGRWLEPLGIKVAYTPWGVLLAMVFVGFPFVVRTLEPVLQSLERDVEEAAESLGATRWQTFTRVILPLLIPTLLTGFALALARAVGEYGSVIFIAGNIPMRSEIVPLLIVQKLEEFDYAGAAALGVVMLAFSFLLLVLVALLQRWSRRWAERAA from the coding sequence ATGCGCCATCGCGTGCTTCCAGGCTTCGGTCTCAGCCTCGGGTACGCGTTGGCGTACCTGGGGCTGATCGTGCTGCTGCCCCTGGCCGCGTTGGTATGGAAGGCCAGCGGCATCGGTCTGCAGGGCATGGTGCATCTGCTCGCCGCTCCGCGCACGCTCGCTGCACTCAAGCTCAGCTTCGGGGGCGCGCTGGCGGCCGCGCTGATCAACGTGGTGGTCGGCTTGCTCGTTGGCTGGGCACTGGTGCGCTATCGATTCCCAGGGCGGCGCCTGCTGGATGCGCTGATCGACCTGCCGTTCGCCTTGCCCACCGCCGTTGCCGGCATTGCGCTGACCGCGCTCTATGCGCCGAACGGCTGGCTTGGGCGCTGGCTGGAGCCCCTGGGCATCAAGGTCGCCTACACCCCGTGGGGCGTACTTCTGGCCATGGTGTTCGTCGGGTTTCCGTTCGTGGTGCGCACGCTGGAGCCGGTGCTCCAGTCCCTGGAGCGTGATGTGGAGGAGGCTGCCGAAAGTCTGGGTGCGACGCGCTGGCAGACCTTTACGCGGGTGATCCTGCCGCTGCTGATACCAACGCTTCTCACCGGCTTTGCCCTGGCACTGGCGAGAGCGGTCGGCGAATACGGCTCGGTGATCTTCATCGCCGGAAACATTCCTATGCGCTCGGAAATTGTACCGCTGCTGATCGTGCAGAAACTCGAGGAATTCGACTACGCCGGCGCCGCTGCGCTGGGCGTGGTGATGCTGGCGTTTTCATTCCTGCTTTTGGTGCTGGTTGCGCTACTGCAGCGTTGGAGCCGGCGCTGGGCGGAGCGCGCCGCATGA
- a CDS encoding sulfate ABC transporter substrate-binding protein, producing MNLRTALVALVGTLLTTSVLAKNVTLLNVSYDPTRELYKSVNAAFAAQWKAEHGDTVTIQMSNGGSGKQARSVVDGLPADVVTLALAYDIDAVADHGLLDKNWQQRLPDNASPYTSTIVFLVRKDNPKGIHDWNDLIKPGVQVVTPNPKTSGGARWNFLAAWGYALKQPGGNEAKARAFVKTLFEHVPVLDTGARGATNTFAQRGMGDVLLAWENEALLAKREPGGDQFEIVVPSISILAEPPVAVVDKNVDAHGTRAVAEAYLKFLYSPQAQEIEARNFYRPRSQAIAAKYAAQFPKVKTFTLADEFGTWRKAQATFFADCGVFDQIGPGH from the coding sequence ATGAACTTACGTACCGCGCTCGTGGCGCTTGTGGGCACACTGCTGACGACGTCCGTCCTGGCCAAGAACGTCACCTTGCTCAATGTGTCCTACGACCCGACCCGTGAGCTCTACAAGTCCGTAAACGCCGCGTTCGCTGCGCAATGGAAGGCCGAGCATGGCGACACCGTGACGATCCAGATGTCTAATGGCGGCTCGGGGAAGCAGGCGCGTTCCGTGGTGGACGGCCTCCCCGCCGACGTTGTGACTCTGGCACTGGCGTACGACATCGACGCCGTGGCTGATCACGGTCTGCTCGACAAGAACTGGCAGCAACGCCTGCCCGACAACGCTTCGCCGTACACCTCCACCATCGTGTTCCTCGTTCGCAAGGACAATCCGAAGGGCATCCACGACTGGAACGATCTCATCAAGCCAGGCGTGCAGGTGGTCACACCCAATCCGAAGACCTCGGGCGGCGCCCGCTGGAACTTCCTGGCCGCCTGGGGCTATGCGCTCAAACAGCCCGGTGGCAACGAGGCGAAGGCACGGGCTTTCGTCAAAACACTGTTCGAGCACGTGCCCGTGCTGGACACCGGTGCGCGCGGTGCGACCAACACGTTCGCCCAGCGCGGTATGGGTGACGTGCTCTTGGCGTGGGAGAACGAGGCTCTTCTCGCCAAGCGCGAACCAGGGGGCGACCAGTTCGAGATCGTGGTGCCCTCGATCAGCATCCTGGCCGAGCCGCCGGTGGCGGTAGTGGACAAGAACGTCGACGCGCATGGCACCCGTGCCGTTGCCGAGGCGTATCTGAAATTCCTGTATTCGCCACAGGCGCAGGAGATCGAGGCGCGCAACTTCTACCGTCCGCGTTCCCAGGCCATCGCCGCGAAGTACGCAGCCCAGTTCCCGAAGGTAAAGACGTTCACCCTGGCGGATGAGTTCGGCACCTGGCGCAAGGCACAAGCGACGTTCTTCGCGGACTGCGGTGTGTTCGACCAGATCGGGCCGGGCCACTGA
- a CDS encoding serine/threonine-protein kinase: MNPIARAQVDARLGGDGYAIDAALSGGMGDVWLLSRHESPKDPRFAARVAVKTFHADVPEKMVVNELTNWLGLRHPLITRLLAIDYVNWRLAAVMPRMEGSLYEVIVKKPFEPTVASRIVRNVLFALEFAFGELGIYHLDIKPQNILWINSPANIKVADWGISRLVSARAVTTWLSDVSITFTSVSGTPGYMGPERFDPDWPVTAAADLYSLGLVASELVAGAFVSDLIRKHGFNERGVAAVNGAATHVASQMGGSLGNFITQCTALEPHLRPASFTEALRMFSIS; the protein is encoded by the coding sequence ATGAATCCAATCGCACGCGCACAGGTAGATGCACGTTTAGGGGGCGATGGTTACGCAATTGACGCCGCACTGTCTGGCGGAATGGGCGATGTATGGTTGTTATCGCGCCACGAGTCACCCAAAGACCCCAGGTTCGCAGCGCGCGTGGCGGTCAAGACCTTCCACGCTGATGTCCCCGAAAAGATGGTTGTCAACGAGCTCACTAACTGGCTTGGCCTCCGCCACCCCTTGATCACGCGTTTGCTGGCGATTGACTATGTTAACTGGCGGCTCGCCGCGGTTATGCCACGCATGGAGGGCTCGCTTTACGAAGTCATCGTTAAGAAGCCATTTGAGCCGACTGTCGCCAGCCGCATTGTGCGAAACGTTCTCTTTGCACTGGAGTTTGCCTTTGGTGAGTTAGGCATCTACCACTTGGATATTAAGCCGCAGAATATCTTGTGGATCAATAGCCCGGCAAACATAAAGGTCGCCGACTGGGGAATCTCTCGGCTCGTCAGCGCCCGCGCCGTGACAACGTGGTTGAGTGACGTGTCAATCACATTTACCAGCGTCTCTGGTACGCCCGGTTATATGGGGCCCGAGCGCTTCGATCCAGACTGGCCTGTAACAGCCGCGGCCGATCTGTACTCTCTCGGACTAGTCGCCAGCGAATTGGTCGCAGGAGCCTTTGTGTCAGACCTTATTCGAAAGCATGGTTTCAACGAGCGCGGAGTAGCTGCTGTGAATGGTGCTGCGACTCACGTCGCCAGTCAAATGGGAGGCTCTCTGGGTAACTTCATTACCCAATGCACGGCTCTGGAGCCTCATCTCAGACCCGCATCGTTTACAGAAGCACTCCGGATGTTTTCGATCTCGTGA
- the ftsH gene encoding ATP-dependent zinc metalloprotease FtsH, with protein MNETAKNVLLWVIIAVVLFTVFQSFNPRDAASSDLPYSSFVQSVDNGNVATATISADQPATISGKLKDGSPFRTVAPMLGFSTNAVVKQMQDKGVEVRQDPSEGFSLIGLLISWLPVLLIVGVFIWFMRQMQSGGGGRGAMSFGRSRAKLQGEDQIKVNFSDVAGCDEAKEEVGELVEFLRDPGRFQKLGGKIPRGVLMVGPPGTGKTLLAKAIAGEAKVPFFSISGSDFVEMFVGVGASRVRDMFEQAKKHAPCIIFIDEIDAVGRHRGAGLGGGHDEREQTLNQLLVEMDGFEGTEGVIVIAATNRPDVLDPALLRPGRFDRQVVVGLPDVRGREQILKVHMRKVPIASDVDAMTIARGTPGFSGADLANLVNEAALFAARENAREVRMSHLDKARDKILMGTERRSMAMSEDEKRLTAYHEAGHAIVGRLVPEHDPVYKVTIIPRGRALGVTMYLPEGDKYSINRVAIQSQLCSLYGGRVAEELIFGNDKVTTGASNDIERATKMARNMATKWGLSDELGPITYGEDEDEVFLGRSVTQHKSISNETASKIDEVVRGILDRAYARSKELLTANLDKLHAMADALLQYETIDAHQIDDIMAGRVPGPPADWNKDTSTGATPPPPPPKGGAGSTVGKVGDPAPQSRSGLDG; from the coding sequence ATGAATGAAACAGCGAAAAACGTGTTGCTCTGGGTGATCATCGCGGTGGTCCTGTTCACCGTGTTCCAGAGCTTCAACCCGCGCGACGCGGCTTCGTCCGACCTGCCTTACAGCTCGTTCGTGCAAAGCGTGGACAACGGCAACGTCGCCACCGCCACGATCAGCGCCGACCAGCCGGCCACCATCAGCGGCAAGCTGAAGGACGGCAGCCCGTTCCGCACGGTCGCGCCGATGCTCGGCTTCTCCACCAACGCGGTGGTCAAGCAGATGCAGGACAAGGGCGTCGAGGTCCGCCAGGACCCGTCGGAGGGCTTCTCGCTGATCGGCCTGCTGATCAGCTGGCTGCCGGTGCTGCTGATCGTGGGCGTGTTCATCTGGTTCATGCGCCAGATGCAGTCTGGCGGCGGCGGGCGCGGCGCGATGAGCTTCGGTCGTTCGCGCGCCAAGCTGCAGGGCGAGGACCAGATCAAGGTCAACTTCAGCGACGTCGCCGGTTGCGACGAGGCGAAGGAGGAGGTCGGCGAACTGGTCGAGTTCCTGCGCGATCCGGGCCGCTTTCAGAAGCTCGGCGGCAAGATTCCGCGCGGCGTGCTGATGGTGGGGCCGCCGGGTACCGGCAAGACCCTGCTGGCCAAGGCGATCGCCGGCGAGGCGAAGGTGCCGTTCTTCTCGATCTCCGGTTCCGACTTCGTCGAGATGTTCGTCGGCGTGGGCGCCAGCCGCGTGCGCGACATGTTCGAGCAGGCCAAGAAACACGCGCCGTGCATCATCTTCATCGACGAGATCGATGCGGTCGGCCGCCATCGCGGCGCTGGCCTGGGCGGCGGCCATGACGAGCGCGAGCAGACGCTGAACCAGCTGCTGGTCGAAATGGACGGCTTCGAGGGCACCGAAGGCGTCATCGTGATCGCCGCGACCAACCGTCCCGACGTGCTGGACCCGGCACTGCTGCGCCCGGGCCGCTTCGACCGCCAGGTGGTGGTGGGCCTGCCCGATGTACGCGGCCGCGAGCAGATCCTCAAGGTGCACATGCGCAAGGTGCCGATCGCCAGCGACGTCGACGCGATGACCATCGCGCGCGGCACGCCCGGCTTCTCCGGTGCCGACCTGGCCAACCTGGTCAACGAGGCGGCGCTGTTCGCCGCGCGCGAGAACGCCCGTGAAGTGCGCATGAGCCACCTGGACAAGGCGCGCGACAAGATCCTGATGGGTACCGAGCGCCGCTCGATGGCGATGAGCGAGGACGAGAAGAGGCTGACCGCCTATCACGAGGCCGGCCATGCCATCGTCGGCCGGCTGGTGCCCGAGCACGACCCGGTCTACAAGGTGACGATCATCCCGCGCGGGCGCGCGCTGGGCGTCACCATGTACCTGCCCGAGGGCGACAAGTACAGCATCAACCGCGTGGCGATCCAGTCGCAGCTGTGCTCCCTGTACGGCGGGCGCGTGGCCGAGGAACTGATCTTCGGCAATGACAAGGTCACCACCGGTGCTTCCAACGACATCGAACGGGCCACCAAGATGGCGCGCAACATGGCGACCAAGTGGGGCCTCTCCGACGAGCTGGGTCCGATCACCTACGGCGAGGACGAGGACGAGGTGTTCCTGGGCCGCTCGGTGACCCAGCACAAGAGTATTTCCAACGAGACCGCCAGCAAGATCGACGAAGTGGTGCGCGGCATCCTCGACCGTGCCTATGCGCGCAGCAAGGAGTTGTTGACCGCGAACCTCGACAAGCTGCACGCCATGGCCGATGCGCTGCTGCAATACGAAACGATCGACGCGCACCAGATCGACGACATCATGGCTGGGCGCGTGCCCGGGCCGCCCGCTGACTGGAACAAGGACACCTCGACTGGCGCCACCCCGCCACCTCCGCCGCCGAAGGGCGGTGCCGGCTCGACCGTCGGCAAGGTCGGCGACCCGGCGCCGCAGAGCCGGTCCGGCCTGGATGGCTGA
- the rlmE gene encoding 23S rRNA (uridine(2552)-2'-O)-methyltransferase RlmE: MARSKSSAVWLREHFNDEYVKKAQAEGLRSRAVYKLEELIERDRLLKPGINVVDLGAAPGSWSQLVRNRLGDSGKVFALDILPMQSIAGVDFLQGDFREETVLHELESRLEGLKVDLVLCDMAPNMSGVALADQIRAMDLAELALDFSRQWLKPGGSFLIKLFQGVGFDDYLRSLRADFTRVTMRKPKASRARSREVYALATGFKPAAAHPARTVHE, from the coding sequence ATGGCCCGCAGCAAGAGCAGCGCAGTCTGGCTGCGTGAACACTTCAACGACGAATACGTGAAGAAGGCCCAGGCCGAGGGTTTGCGTTCGCGTGCGGTGTACAAGCTGGAGGAATTGATCGAGCGCGACCGCCTGCTGAAGCCCGGCATCAACGTGGTCGACCTCGGTGCGGCGCCTGGCAGCTGGTCGCAACTGGTGCGCAACCGGCTGGGCGACAGCGGCAAGGTGTTCGCGCTGGACATCCTGCCGATGCAGAGCATCGCCGGGGTGGATTTCCTGCAGGGCGATTTCCGCGAGGAAACCGTGCTGCACGAGCTGGAATCCCGCCTGGAGGGGCTCAAGGTGGATCTTGTGCTGTGCGATATGGCCCCCAATATGAGTGGGGTGGCGCTGGCCGACCAGATCCGGGCCATGGATCTGGCTGAACTGGCGCTGGATTTCAGCCGGCAGTGGCTCAAGCCGGGCGGCTCGTTCCTGATCAAATTGTTCCAGGGAGTCGGCTTCGACGATTACTTGCGCAGCTTGCGTGCGGACTTTACCCGCGTAACCATGCGTAAACCCAAGGCCTCGCGTGCGCGTTCGCGTGAGGTATACGCGCTGGCGACCGGCTTCAAGCCAGCCGCCGCGCATCCGGCGAGAACCGTGCATGAATGA
- the yhbY gene encoding ribosome assembly RNA-binding protein YhbY: protein MALSPSQIRYLRSLAHELSPVVLLGNKGASEAVVKELGLALDIHELVKVKLSGGDKEDRQAQIDTLTRGTEAEQIHQIGHVVVLFRRNTDEPKIALPR, encoded by the coding sequence ATGGCCCTTTCCCCCTCGCAGATCCGCTACCTGCGCAGCCTTGCCCATGAGCTGAGCCCGGTCGTCCTGCTCGGCAACAAGGGCGCCAGCGAAGCCGTGGTGAAGGAGCTGGGCCTGGCGCTGGACATCCACGAACTGGTCAAGGTGAAACTGTCCGGCGGCGACAAGGAGGATCGGCAAGCCCAGATCGACACGCTGACCCGGGGCACCGAGGCCGAGCAGATCCACCAGATCGGCCATGTCGTGGTGCTGTTCCGTCGCAATACCGACGAACCGAAGATCGCCTTGCCACGCTGA
- a CDS encoding Mth938-like domain-containing protein: MDLSLERPEGFLYVRRVGARGVTLIDRELTCSFLLAPDRAVENWPVTAADALDASHVEALLALQPELVLLGTGERQAFPAAAFLAGFLRKGIGIEVMDNAAAARTYNLLAGEGRRVIAGFILPAA, from the coding sequence ATGGACCTGTCACTCGAACGCCCCGAGGGCTTTCTCTACGTGCGCCGCGTCGGCGCGCGCGGCGTCACCTTGATCGACCGCGAACTCACCTGCAGTTTCCTGCTGGCGCCCGACCGCGCCGTCGAAAACTGGCCGGTTACCGCGGCCGATGCGCTGGATGCCAGCCATGTCGAGGCTCTGCTGGCGCTGCAGCCCGAGCTGGTATTACTGGGCACCGGCGAGCGCCAGGCGTTTCCGGCCGCCGCGTTCTTGGCCGGTTTCCTGCGCAAGGGCATCGGCATCGAGGTGATGGACAACGCCGCTGCCGCTCGCACCTACAACCTGCTGGCCGGTGAAGGGCGACGGGTGATTGCGGGGTTCATCCTGCCGGCGGCCTGA